In Acanthochromis polyacanthus isolate Apoly-LR-REF ecotype Palm Island chromosome 18, KAUST_Apoly_ChrSc, whole genome shotgun sequence, the following proteins share a genomic window:
- the LOC110957819 gene encoding amyloid-beta A4 precursor protein-binding family A member 1-like, translating to MSHKYQGEVTGEAGEDHKAAAVPQRSRQPNGTSGDPPVRRSWRPCQMLNQDGELDPHHHHHHHHHHPPHHHHHHGHAGRGPPRHRRRPPSGQGHSQAQSPGAGPAAVVPSRPDGGESPDAQPRPVQQHRPAVTRYRRHGDPNPRLRNHRQQQPFREVQDSSPGVEDRESPAEVQQRSSADPVVDRSQGTGSPHQTPVAVVTPTPLSPATATNNDQLHPQHDAPAAEEDLQEHKVEHEEEAEEVKEDVEQEQVVDEADCSAIDPSSCNRDKELEEFTEKVEEDQQEVRDNVKEDQQKVIDNVEEDQEEVRDNVEEDQEEVRDNVEEDPAAQGSEITDLCSDTESAASLSMDGPLHSPPPLQSPTPPSSPDVPPFPQLDHFSEEPSMSPIPDNDLLPEEEEEEDDEDEDCSESCSLSHSTSCSESYPKTYADFYTESHQKSYSKPVYESYSEPKPHPNSFPEPLKTSYPELHREPRRQSGRRSEAPQEPPTSHRQENVHRGAPHSPNKGSHHAPRQGRDRGSHHSPLDRSVGCRLHHYDGQSDGEGSSADQSPVPKSRRQTPKQTETQARTSTFGQSSSGEAHDERHVVGFSGEEGPKGSGDAISLAIKDIKEAIEGVKTKTVRSPYTPDQPVEPIWVMRQEVSPTEDSYPLQTPTGHSSPHSPSQSASESPSRYASQPVRDPVSPLRAESSRAVNHQHYHQQQPQNNHHHQREVARPPQTYAQQQPYPHLPPNQHPQCQHQQQHQQQQHLPPQQHQQQQHRPPQQHQQQQHLPPQQHQQQHQQHLPPQQQPRTQVQPQSPPQKPSVQEIRRSLPPFPTFVDVPGPCDPEDLIDGIIFAATYLGCTHLLSERTPTKSARMQQAQEAMSRVRAAQKQAKNRKKSPDGEVPSTAEVDLFMSTQRIKVLNADTQESLMDLPLRTISYIADIGNMVVLMARGKMVRSRSAQENLDHTAEQTTMNHDDRRLYRMICHVFKSEDAQLIAQSIGQSFSVAYQEFLRANGIDPEDLSQREYSDLLNTQDMYNDDLIHFSKSENCRDVYIEKQKGEILGVVIVESGWGSILPTVIIASMMHAGPAEKSGRLNIGDQIMTINGTSLVGLPLSTCQSIIKGLKSQSRIKMNIVRCPPVTMVLIRRPDLRYQLGFSVQNGIICSLMRGGIAERGGVRVGHRIIEINSQSVVATPHEKIVQILSNAMGEIHMKTMPAAMYRLLTAQEQPVYI from the exons TATCAGGGAGAGGTGACGGGTGAAGCAGGCGAGGACCACAAGGCGGCGGCGGTGCCCCAGAGGAGCAGGCAGCCCAACGGGACCTCCGGTGATCCTCCTGTACGTCGGTCCTGGAGGCCGTGTCAGATGCTCAACCAGGACGGGGAACTGGATccccatcatcaccaccatcatcaccatcatcaccctcctcaccaccaccaccaccatggaCACGCAGGTCGTGGACCCCCTCGGCACCGCCGGCGGCCTCCGTCAGGTCAGGGCCACAGCCAGGCTCAGAGTCCTGGTGCGGGTCCAGCGGCGGTGGTCCCATCGAGGCCAGACGGAGGCGAGAGTCCGGATGCTCAACCTCGTCCCGTCCAGCAGCACCGCCCTGCTGTCACCCGCTACCGTCGCCATGGTGACCCTAACCCAAGACTTAGAAATCACCGACAGCAGCAGCCGTTCAGAGAGGTCCAGGACTCTTCACCTGGTGTTGAGGACAGAGAAAGTCCAGCAGAGGTTCAGCAGCGCTCATCAGCTGATCCCGTAGTGGATCGATCACAGGGGACAGGATCTCCTCACCAGACTCCTGTTGCTGTTGTTACCCCGACTCCCCTCTCACCTGCTACCGCAACCAACAACGATCAGCTTCACCCCCAACATGATGCTCCTGCTGCAGAAGAAGACCTGCAGGAGCATAAAGTGGAGCATGAAGAGGAAGCTGAGGAAGTTAAAGAAGATGTGGAACAAGAGCAGGTGGTGGATGAAGCAGATTGTTCAGCCATAGATCCCTCCAGCTGCAACCGTGATAAAGAATTGGAAGAATTTACCGAAaaggtggaggaggatcagCAGGAAGTGAGGGACAACGTGAAGGAGGATCAGCAGAAAGTGATAGACAACGTGGAGGAGGATCAGGAAGAGGTGAGGGACAACGTGGAGGAGGATCAGGAAGAGGTGAGGGACAACGTGGAGGAGGATCCTGCAGCTCAGGGAAGTGAAATCACAGATCTCTGCTCTGACACTGAGAGCGCCGCCTCGCTCAGCATGGACGGACCTCTCCACAGCCCACCGCCGCTCCAATCACCgactcctccttcctccccagATGTTCCACCTTTCCCACAGCTGGATCACTTCAGCGAGGAGCCCAGCATGAGCCCCATACCTGACAACGACCTGCtacctgaagaagaagaagaagaggatgatgaggatgaggacTGCTCTGAATCTTGCTCGCTGTCCCATTCTACTTCCTGCTCTGAATCTTATCCAAAAACCTATGCAGACTTTTATACAGAGTCCCACCAAAAGTCTTACTCAAAGCCGGTTTACGAGTCGTACTCAGAGCCGAAACCACATCCCAACTCTTTCCCCGAACCCTTGAAGACCTCCTACCCTGAGCTGCACAGAGAACCTCGCAGGCAATCTGGTCGGAGGTCCGAGGCCCCGCAGGAGCCCCCTACCAGCCATAGACAGGAGAATGTACATAGAGGGGCTCCACACTCCCCCAACAAGGGCTCCCATCACGCCCCAAGGCAGGGCAGGGACCGCGGGTCGCATCACTCCCCTCTGGACCGCTCTGTCGGCTGCCGGCTACACCACTACGATGGCCAGTCGGACGGCGAGGGGAGCAGCGCCGATCAGAGCCCCGTTCCCAAAAGTCGAAGGCAGACACCGAAGCAAACGGAAACCCAAGCCAGGACCTCGACGTTCGGGCAGAGCAGTTCAGGTGAGGCCCACGATGAGCGACACGTGGTGGGTTTCTCTGGAGAGGAAGGTCCGAAGGGCTCAGGAGATGCCATCAGCCTGGCGATTAAAGACATCAAGGAGGCGATCGAAGGGGTGAAGACGAAGACGGTGCGCTCCCCGTATACACCGGACCAGCCTGTGGAGCCGATCTGGGTGATGAGGCAGGAGGTCAGCCCCACGGAGGATTCATACCCTCTGCAAACTCCAACCGGCCAT TCTTCTCCTCACTCCCCCTCCCAGTCAGCTTCCGAGTCTCCGTCCCGCTACGCCTCCCAGCCGGTTCGGGATCCGGTCAGTCCTCTGAGAGCCGAGTCCTCCAGAGCTGTGAACCACCAACATTATCACCAACAGCAGCCCCAAaacaaccaccaccaccagagGGAGGTCGCCAGGCCGCCGCAGACGTACGCTCAGCAGCAGCCGTATCCACACCTGCCGCCGAATCAGCATCCGCAGTgtcaacatcagcagcagcaccaacagcagcagcaccttcCCCCTCAGCAgcaccaacagcagcagcaccgtCCCCCTCAGCAgcaccaacagcagcagcatcttcctcctcagcagcaccaacagcagcaccaacagcatcttcctcctcagcagcagccgCGAACACAAGTTCAGCCACAGTCGCCCCCTCAGAAACCGTCAGTCCAGGAG ATTCGCAGATCTCTGCCCCCCTTTCCCACATTTGTTGACG TGCCGGGGCCATGTGACCCAGAAGACCTGATCGACGGCATCATCTTTGCAGCGACCTACCTGGGCTGCACCCACCTGCTGTCGGAGAGGACGCCCACGAAGAGCGCCCGCATGCAGCAGGCTCAAGAGGCCATGAGCCGAGTCCGG GCTGCTCAGAAACAGGCGAAGAACAGGAAAAAG AGCCCCGACGGCGAGGTTCCGTCCACCGCTGAGGTCGATCTGTTCATGTCCACGCAGAGGATCAAAGTCCTGAATGCCGACACTCAG GAGTCTCTGATGGACCTGCCGCTGAGGACGATCTCCTACATCGCCGACATCGGGAACATGGTGGTCCTGATGGCCCGGGGGAAGATGGTCCGGTCCCGCAGTGCCCAGGAGAACCTGGACCACACGGCGGAGCAGACCACTATGAACCACGACGACAGGAGGCTGTACAGGATGATCTGCCACGTGTTCAAGTCCGAGGAT GCCCAGCTCATCGCTCAGTCCATCGGCCAGTCGTTCAGCGTCGCCTATCAGGAGTTCCTCCGAGCCAACGGCATCGACCCCGAGGACCTGAGCCAGAGGGAGTACAGCGACCTGCTCAACACTCAGGACATGTACAACGACGACCTCATCCACTTCTCCAAGTCCGAGAACTGCAGAGAC GTTTACATCGAGAAGCAGAAAGGTGAGATCCTGGGCGTGGTGATCGTGGAGTCCGGCTGGGGCTCCATCCTTCCCACCGTCATCATCGCCAGCATGATGCACGCCGGCCCGGCAGAGAAGTCCGGTCGGCTCAACATCGGAGATCAGATCATGACCATAAACGGGACGAGTCTGGTGGGTTTACCGCTGAGCACCTGCCAGAGCATCATCAAG GGTCTAAAGTCTCAGTCCAGGATCAAGATGAACATCGTCAGATGTCCTCCTGTTACCATGGTGCTGATCCGCAGGCCGGACCTCCGATACCAGCTGGGCTTCAGCGTCCAGAACGGCATC ATCTGCAGCCTGATGAGAGGAGGCATCGCTGAGAGAGGAGGCGTTCGCGTCGG